From Abyssisolibacter fermentans, one genomic window encodes:
- a CDS encoding phage tail protein, whose translation MNQMLGDIKLIPYDDVPVGWLRCSGQALYINEYPKLYMLIGTKFGKKGKFQFRLPDLTKDEPEGQTYCIATEGKVPEIHGKNMVSKDQI comes from the coding sequence ATGAATCAAATGCTAGGGGATATAAAATTGATTCCCTATGATGATGTACCAGTGGGATGGCTTAGGTGCAGTGGGCAAGCTTTATATATAAACGAATATCCTAAGCTTTACATGCTCATAGGTACAAAATTTGGAAAAAAAGGTAAATTTCAATTTAGATTGCCTGATTTAACAAAAGATGAACCTGAGGGACAGACTTATTGTATTGCGACGGAAGGTAAGGTACCCGAAATTCATGGTAAAAATATGGTTTCTAAAGACCAAATATAA
- a CDS encoding S-layer homology domain-containing protein, protein MMEIRYALDNGLVNGFKDNILRPKDNATRAEAVVMIMRLIK, encoded by the coding sequence ATGATGGAAATAAGATATGCTCTGGATAATGGCTTAGTAAATGGTTTTAAAGATAATATACTAAGACCAAAGGACAATGCTACAAGGGCAGAGGCAGTGGTAATGATTATGAGGTTGATAAAGTAG
- a CDS encoding S-layer homology domain-containing protein: MEHNKTFKDIQGHWAKEEIEIMVAKHIAKGKVKDNFAPNDIISRAEFTDLIVRVLGLEGSENNEYAPEKAITSDNNDGNKICSG; the protein is encoded by the coding sequence ATGGAACATAACAAGACATTCAAAGACATACAAGGACACTGGGCAAAAGAAGAAATAGAAATAATGGTAGCAAAACACATAGCAAAAGGAAAAGTCAAAGATAACTTTGCACCAAATGACATAATAAGCAGAGCAGAATTTACAGACTTGATAGTTAGAGTATTAGGATTAGAGGGCTCAGAGAATAATGAATATGCTCCAGAAAAGGCGATAACAAGTGATAACAATGATGGAAATAAGATATGCTCTGGATAA